The following coding sequences lie in one Paenibacillus durus ATCC 35681 genomic window:
- a CDS encoding GH32 C-terminal domain-containing protein: MSGKTNKLLCLMALALVMAVSGCEKGGSSKGGEAERESTPNEVTPAPFKFSQDPKYYTELYRPQYHLSPETGNLSDPNGMVFFEGEYHQFYQNTGQWGHAVSTDLIHWQHLPAALLRDSLGEIWSGSAVVDWKDTSGFFNGKPGLVAIFTHFKGGLQSQSIAYSSDKGRTWTKYEGNPVIPNPGLKDFRDPKVFWYEPSKSWTMVVSVDNKVRFYSSPDLKKWEMTGEFGADQGSHAAVWECPDLFELPVEGTKEKKWVLAVSIGNNAATKGSTAQYFVGSFDGKNFTNENDPSKVLWTDYGKDFYAAVSYSDIPESDGRRIYTGWMSNWRYPFNMPTDRWKGNMSVPRVLTLKEVPGEGLRLAQQPAKELDALRGKPVEIPAQELAKGTNPFSSLLGTSYELDTAFSVGTDAEFGIKVRKGGRQETVISYSAASSTLTVDRSKSGDSSFEPGFAEKVKAPLKLENGTVKLRLYVDESTLEVFSGDGTTVISSIIFPSATSSGLELYLSKGSAKLESATLYPMKSVWRDEAPDGTAPLRVVLDKSSLDIPAGGSAQAIAAVLPYTATQKLVWESSDETVAKVLSDGGTAAVVKGVKEGQAEIKARTPDGKVFSVLSVFVYKP; the protein is encoded by the coding sequence ATGAGCGGAAAAACAAATAAGCTGTTATGCCTGATGGCTCTGGCTCTGGTTATGGCGGTGTCGGGGTGCGAAAAGGGAGGATCATCCAAGGGCGGAGAGGCGGAACGTGAAAGCACGCCAAATGAAGTGACGCCGGCGCCTTTCAAATTCAGCCAGGACCCGAAGTATTACACCGAGCTGTATCGGCCGCAGTATCATTTGTCCCCGGAAACGGGCAATTTGAGCGATCCGAACGGAATGGTCTTTTTCGAGGGGGAGTATCACCAGTTCTATCAGAACACTGGACAGTGGGGGCATGCGGTCAGCACGGATCTCATTCATTGGCAGCATCTGCCGGCAGCGTTGCTGCGCGATTCGCTTGGAGAGATTTGGTCGGGCAGCGCGGTGGTGGATTGGAAGGATACGAGCGGTTTTTTTAACGGCAAGCCGGGCCTGGTTGCAATATTCACCCATTTCAAGGGCGGATTGCAGTCGCAGAGTATCGCCTACAGCTCCGACAAAGGCCGGACATGGACCAAGTATGAAGGGAATCCCGTCATCCCGAACCCCGGCCTCAAGGATTTCAGAGACCCGAAGGTGTTCTGGTATGAACCTTCCAAATCATGGACGATGGTCGTCTCTGTGGATAACAAAGTCAGGTTCTATTCCTCGCCTGATCTGAAAAAATGGGAGATGACCGGCGAGTTCGGAGCGGATCAGGGTTCGCATGCCGCGGTATGGGAATGCCCGGACCTGTTCGAGCTTCCGGTTGAAGGCACGAAGGAGAAGAAGTGGGTGCTGGCCGTGAGCATCGGCAACAACGCAGCGACCAAAGGCTCCACCGCCCAGTATTTCGTCGGTTCATTTGACGGCAAGAACTTCACGAATGAGAACGATCCTTCTAAAGTACTCTGGACCGATTACGGGAAGGATTTCTACGCCGCCGTCTCTTACTCCGACATTCCCGAAAGCGATGGCCGGAGGATTTATACAGGCTGGATGTCCAACTGGCGCTATCCCTTCAATATGCCGACAGATCGCTGGAAAGGCAATATGTCCGTGCCGCGCGTCCTGACGCTCAAGGAAGTTCCGGGAGAAGGCTTAAGGCTTGCGCAGCAGCCGGCCAAGGAACTGGACGCTCTTCGCGGCAAGCCTGTGGAGATACCGGCGCAGGAGCTGGCCAAGGGAACCAACCCTTTCTCTTCGCTGCTCGGTACATCGTATGAGCTGGACACGGCCTTTAGTGTCGGAACCGATGCGGAATTTGGCATCAAGGTAAGAAAGGGAGGGAGACAGGAGACGGTCATTTCCTATAGCGCCGCTTCCTCCACCTTGACGGTCGACCGAAGCAAATCGGGAGACAGCTCGTTTGAGCCGGGCTTTGCCGAGAAGGTGAAAGCTCCGCTGAAGCTGGAGAACGGGACCGTCAAGCTGCGCCTCTATGTGGACGAATCCACGCTGGAAGTGTTCTCGGGAGACGGCACCACGGTAATCTCCAGCATTATCTTCCCGAGCGCCACGAGCAGCGGCCTGGAGCTGTATCTCTCCAAAGGCAGCGCCAAACTGGAAAGCGCAACGCTGTATCCGATGAAGTCCGTATGGCGGGACGAAGCGCCGGATGGAACGGCTCCGCTGAGGGTGGTGCTGGACAAGAGCAGCCTGGATATTCCGGCCGGCGGCAGCGCGCAGGCAATCGCGGCGGTGCTGCCGTATACCGCGACGCAGAAGCTGGTCTGGGAATCGTCCGACGAGACGGTCGCGAAGGTTCTGAGCGACGGAGGAACGGCAGCCGTCGTCAAGGGAGTCAAGGAAGGGCAAGCGGAGATCAAGGCGCGGACTCCGGACGGCAAAGTCTTTTCCGTGCTCAGCGTATTCGTTTACAAGCCGTAG
- a CDS encoding AraC family transcriptional regulator: MYTIMLVDDEKGIRDSIKAKINWEEAGFQIMYEASSGGEALELLEKGPLPQVLLSDIRMPKMNGIELISICKERYPGLRAAVLSGYSDFEYLKAAIQLGVKDYLLKPVARGELTEMLRRLAEDIRSEQERLRVSERERHQKNEQLLMLQEHYLLQLVKDEWYSLSAVKERLQQLQLAPLAADGFKARFAAVEMRVPPDRLGVSRERRDLMNLAFQMLCRETASRREGIYPFPEIAHSSMMYFLIVVEDGRPENSAEKFVAELKRNISEYLNVDSVAGIGEKAEGWEALKNGYASCMLAWSRSTVHEHKESGQTGLLELTNAFTPEMERRLVQAIENLDMPAFRRQLQTVFSTERDTPVFAFTFLALRMLLLFSSVAKKFELGDSSLQKYLWNCQMTISDYQSREGIMGQIDELAGLVMEEVKKTRFSSGQHIVEAVRQYVEENFCYELNLSSLADMFHLNETYLSGLFKQHVGVTFSDYVTGLRIAKAQQLLKENELKLTDIAMLVGYSSSSYFSTVFKKACGKSPKEYREEYLLSSR; this comes from the coding sequence ATGACGAGAAGGGCATCCGTGACAGCATCAAAGCGAAGATTAACTGGGAAGAAGCCGGTTTTCAAATTATGTATGAAGCATCCAGCGGCGGCGAAGCGCTTGAACTGCTGGAAAAGGGGCCGCTTCCCCAGGTCCTGCTCTCCGATATTCGTATGCCGAAGATGAACGGCATTGAGCTAATTTCGATATGTAAGGAACGCTATCCAGGACTGCGAGCGGCTGTACTGTCGGGCTATTCGGATTTCGAATATTTAAAAGCGGCCATTCAGCTTGGCGTCAAAGACTACCTGCTGAAGCCCGTCGCCCGGGGAGAGCTGACCGAGATGCTCCGCAGACTCGCCGAGGACATTCGCTCGGAGCAGGAGCGGCTCCGCGTTTCGGAACGGGAGCGGCATCAGAAGAATGAACAATTGCTTATGCTGCAGGAGCACTATTTGCTGCAGCTCGTTAAAGACGAATGGTATAGTCTTTCGGCCGTTAAGGAACGGCTGCAGCAGCTTCAGCTTGCTCCTTTGGCTGCGGACGGCTTTAAAGCCCGTTTTGCCGCAGTGGAGATGCGGGTTCCTCCGGACAGACTCGGTGTGAGCCGGGAACGCAGGGACCTGATGAACCTCGCCTTCCAGATGCTGTGCAGGGAGACGGCTTCGCGGCGGGAAGGTATCTATCCTTTTCCGGAGATTGCGCATTCCTCGATGATGTATTTTCTGATCGTGGTGGAGGACGGCCGGCCAGAGAACAGCGCGGAGAAATTCGTCGCCGAGCTGAAGCGGAATATCTCCGAATATCTGAATGTGGATAGTGTGGCGGGAATCGGAGAGAAGGCGGAGGGATGGGAAGCCCTAAAGAACGGCTACGCCTCCTGTATGCTGGCTTGGAGCCGGAGCACTGTGCATGAGCACAAGGAGAGCGGGCAGACCGGGCTGCTGGAGCTGACGAATGCTTTTACGCCCGAAATGGAGCGCAGGCTGGTTCAGGCCATCGAAAATCTCGATATGCCGGCGTTCCGCCGTCAGCTGCAAACCGTTTTTTCCACGGAACGGGATACGCCGGTCTTTGCTTTTACATTCCTGGCCCTTCGGATGCTGCTGCTGTTCAGCTCGGTGGCTAAGAAGTTCGAGCTTGGCGACTCCTCGCTGCAAAAATATTTATGGAACTGCCAAATGACCATATCGGATTACCAATCCAGGGAAGGCATTATGGGGCAGATTGACGAACTGGCTGGGCTTGTTATGGAAGAGGTTAAGAAGACGCGCTTCTCCAGCGGCCAGCATATCGTGGAGGCCGTCCGCCAATATGTGGAGGAGAACTTCTGCTACGAGCTGAATCTGTCCTCCCTGGCGGATATGTTCCACTTGAACGAAACGTATTTGTCGGGCCTGTTCAAGCAGCATGTGGGAGTCACCTTCAGCGACTATGTCACGGGACTGCGCATCGCAAAAGCCCAGCAGCTCCTGAAGGAGAACGAACTGAAGCTGACCGATATCGCGATGCTTGTCGGCTATTCCAGCTCCAGTTATTTCAGCACAGTCTTCAAGAAGGCATGCGGCAAAAGCCCGAAGGAATACCGAGAAGAATATTTATTAAGCAGTCGGTGA
- a CDS encoding carbohydrate ABC transporter permease, giving the protein MNGEEMTAWWFVLPSFALLMIFVFYPMLQAFIISFQNYNLVGGTRSFVGLDNYRMLMTDQSFLASLRHSFYFAVIVIPIQTSISLGMALLIQKKVATTGLFRTIYFIPVVVSTAVAATVFKLIYNKEYGLLNNFLELVHLPTTNFLSNPDTAMNGVIMLGMWKAVGFFMIIFLAGLNNIPTDLYEAARVDGASKLQQFFRITLPLLNRTTAFVVIITTIDAIKISGLVFVLTNGGPNGATETAVFYIYQMAFKQMQMGYGTAAAFILFAIVLVISLVQMRLFRNQDY; this is encoded by the coding sequence TTGAATGGCGAAGAGATGACCGCATGGTGGTTCGTGCTTCCTTCATTCGCCCTGCTGATGATCTTCGTGTTCTACCCTATGCTGCAGGCATTCATTATCAGCTTTCAAAATTATAATCTGGTCGGCGGTACCCGAAGCTTTGTCGGTCTGGACAATTACCGGATGCTGATGACGGATCAATCATTCCTCGCCAGCCTTAGACATTCGTTCTATTTTGCAGTTATCGTCATTCCGATTCAGACCAGTATTTCGCTTGGGATGGCGCTGCTGATCCAGAAAAAGGTGGCCACAACCGGCCTGTTCCGAACGATCTACTTTATTCCGGTTGTTGTCTCGACGGCGGTGGCCGCGACGGTCTTTAAACTGATCTACAACAAGGAATACGGCCTTTTGAACAATTTCCTGGAGCTTGTGCATTTGCCGACGACGAATTTTCTGTCCAATCCGGACACGGCGATGAACGGTGTTATCATGCTCGGCATGTGGAAAGCCGTCGGGTTCTTCATGATCATTTTCCTGGCGGGACTGAATAATATTCCCACGGATTTATACGAAGCGGCTAGAGTTGACGGCGCAAGCAAGCTTCAGCAGTTCTTCCGGATTACGCTTCCGCTGCTTAACCGCACGACGGCTTTTGTAGTCATCATTACGACCATTGACGCGATCAAGATTTCCGGTCTGGTATTCGTTCTTACCAACGGCGGGCCGAACGGAGCGACCGAAACCGCAGTCTTCTATATTTATCAAATGGCATTTAAGCAAATGCAAATGGGATATGGAACGGCGGCGGCGTTCATTCTGTTCGCGATTGTACTCGTCATTTCGCTGGTGCAAATGAGACTGTTCCGGAATCAGGATTACTAG
- a CDS encoding GH32 C-terminal domain-containing protein, which translates to MKRARFKLTAFLLALALGVSVLCSPGSALAAGWAGNTPGYLPVSGTWTQDGTNGLRGVSAGSDNAFNMSTAAVGANFVYEADVKVDASSPDGVASLVFRASADGSKGYVLSLDPNLDRIRLFDYATGTDLDTPFSKTMSTGTSYHLKIAADGSSLKVYADSVQAFNVSDTKYSSGLTGFHVYNGTAYFQNVYVNVLNTNVTGWNTSGTWNLTSQGWKGTAASNQNIGAISSTSSDNFTYESDVLITDPYALGTLLFRSNADGTQAYGLQIDPNLDRLRLYKTDGNVTLAQADTQVDTGKVYRVRIKAQGSSIKIYWQYDFLNPTGYNPLLTVTDASYTQGFTGIGVYNGSAVFQNILISTLKTNLEGWTVSGGGSWVPQLGGFKGTSSGSSDTYNIAAAGMSDFVLEGDLSVDNGASHGTAGLVFRAASASSGGYVLNIDPNLDRVRLFNRSGGSTIATANMSIDTGRVYHVEIIASGSSIKVYVDGGVTPVISATDSAYTSGVIGLNAFNGTAYFQNVYAADLSQYYNETYRPQYHFTETRNRSSDPNGLVYYQGEYHMFHQQDGEWAHAVSTDLVHWKRLPLAIPRNDAGDAWSGGAVVDLNNVSGLFPGGSGIIAYYTSFNPEKPNGNQKIHIAYSSDKGRTWTDYANNPVVENPGGSNGNWDFRDPKVVWDADHSKWVMVVSGNDNVRFYTSTNLLNWTYASTFGYGPYLHGGIMECPDLFQLPVDGNSANKKWVLVLSTGAVPATQGSASEYFVGSFDGTTFTSDNPAATVLRTEQGKDMYAAMTFDGIPAADGRRISIGWMSNWDYPFSFPTSPWNGQMSVPRELKLTDIAGTGIRLTETPVAEMDALRGAAASINNVTVTPASANPLATVTGTAYEIDAVLELPAGSTATEFGFHLREGGGQKTVVGYKTGSSEMFVDRSSAGASEFTANFHPVQSTVLPLENGRVKMRIYVDQSSVEAFGNDGKAVFSDMIFPGSARNGLSFYATGGDVKIVSLNAYPLDNVWRSEPASGSTPQKVVMDQTRVQLAAGSVYRLYADVLPRSATDKTLVWSSSNPAVASVAQADSVSADVTAVAQGRTVITATTQTGGIASSTVVEVGSFTTNLTGWNSTPADSWRVTGDGVSGTFDKDSNYISGVSGANFTYEADVKLDRAGGAGSMIFRANADGSSGYYFNIDPNIKALRLFYKLNGGFSSSQMLAGVPATIISGTAYHVKIVTSGTNIKVYFDGASTPIIDVNDATFTSGYFGLNVFGGTASYQNVNKN; encoded by the coding sequence ATGAAAAGAGCAAGATTTAAATTAACAGCATTTTTGTTAGCGCTTGCATTGGGAGTATCGGTTCTGTGTTCTCCGGGGTCCGCTCTGGCGGCGGGATGGGCGGGCAATACGCCCGGCTATTTGCCTGTGTCGGGAACGTGGACGCAGGATGGGACGAACGGTCTGCGCGGGGTCAGTGCGGGGTCAGACAACGCGTTTAATATGTCAACGGCGGCGGTGGGAGCGAACTTCGTATACGAAGCTGACGTGAAAGTGGATGCTTCTTCACCGGATGGCGTGGCCTCGCTGGTCTTCCGGGCGAGCGCGGACGGTTCGAAAGGTTATGTGCTCAGCCTGGACCCGAACCTGGACCGCATCCGTCTGTTCGATTATGCTACGGGAACCGACTTGGATACGCCTTTTTCCAAGACGATGAGCACTGGCACTTCCTATCATCTGAAGATCGCGGCTGACGGAAGCTCGCTGAAGGTATATGCAGACAGTGTGCAGGCATTTAATGTAAGCGATACCAAATACAGCTCGGGGCTTACCGGCTTTCATGTATATAACGGTACCGCTTATTTTCAGAACGTCTACGTTAACGTGCTCAATACGAATGTGACGGGCTGGAACACCTCGGGTACATGGAATCTGACTTCGCAGGGCTGGAAGGGTACGGCCGCTTCCAATCAGAACATTGGGGCCATCTCTTCCACAAGCTCGGATAATTTCACTTATGAATCGGATGTGCTGATCACCGATCCGTACGCCCTGGGAACGCTGCTATTCCGTTCGAATGCGGACGGGACGCAGGCTTACGGACTGCAAATCGATCCGAACCTGGACCGCTTAAGGCTGTATAAGACGGATGGAAATGTCACACTGGCGCAGGCGGATACGCAGGTGGATACCGGCAAAGTCTATCGTGTCCGGATCAAGGCCCAGGGTTCCTCCATCAAGATATACTGGCAGTATGATTTTTTGAATCCCACCGGATATAATCCGCTGCTCACGGTCACGGACGCTTCTTATACGCAGGGCTTTACGGGAATAGGCGTATACAACGGTTCGGCGGTATTTCAAAATATTCTAATCAGCACCTTGAAGACGAATCTGGAGGGCTGGACGGTTTCAGGCGGCGGCAGCTGGGTTCCGCAGCTTGGCGGGTTCAAGGGGACAAGTTCGGGAAGCTCGGATACCTATAATATAGCGGCGGCGGGGATGTCCGACTTTGTCCTGGAAGGCGATCTTTCGGTCGATAACGGAGCATCGCACGGCACAGCGGGCCTTGTGTTCCGCGCAGCATCCGCATCAAGCGGGGGATATGTGCTGAACATCGACCCGAATCTGGACCGTGTCCGTCTGTTCAACCGCAGCGGGGGAAGCACGATTGCCACGGCCAACATGAGCATTGATACCGGGCGGGTCTATCATGTGGAAATTATTGCAAGCGGTTCCAGCATCAAGGTCTATGTGGACGGCGGGGTGACGCCGGTTATTTCCGCGACCGATTCGGCCTATACGTCCGGCGTCATCGGGCTGAACGCATTCAATGGCACGGCTTATTTTCAAAATGTGTATGCTGCGGATTTAAGCCAATATTACAACGAAACCTACCGGCCGCAGTACCATTTTACAGAAACAAGAAACCGGTCGAGCGACCCGAACGGCTTGGTCTACTACCAAGGAGAATATCATATGTTTCATCAGCAGGACGGGGAGTGGGCTCATGCGGTGAGTACCGATTTGGTCCACTGGAAGCGTCTGCCGCTCGCCATTCCAAGAAATGACGCCGGCGATGCATGGTCGGGCGGGGCTGTGGTGGATTTGAATAATGTCTCCGGTCTGTTCCCCGGCGGCTCCGGCATAATCGCTTATTACACCTCATTTAATCCGGAAAAGCCTAACGGCAACCAAAAGATTCACATCGCGTACAGCAGCGACAAAGGACGCACTTGGACGGATTACGCGAACAATCCCGTGGTGGAAAATCCCGGAGGAAGCAACGGGAATTGGGATTTCCGCGATCCGAAGGTTGTCTGGGATGCCGATCACTCGAAGTGGGTAATGGTGGTATCAGGAAACGACAATGTCCGTTTCTATACATCGACCAATCTTCTAAATTGGACGTACGCCAGTACGTTCGGGTATGGCCCTTATCTGCATGGAGGCATCATGGAATGCCCTGACCTGTTCCAGCTGCCCGTTGACGGCAACTCAGCGAACAAGAAATGGGTGCTGGTACTGAGCACCGGGGCAGTCCCGGCTACGCAGGGTTCGGCGTCGGAGTATTTCGTCGGCAGCTTTGATGGCACAACCTTTACCAGCGACAATCCGGCGGCAACCGTGCTGCGGACTGAGCAGGGGAAGGATATGTATGCGGCGATGACCTTCGACGGAATCCCTGCGGCCGACGGGCGCCGAATCTCCATCGGCTGGATGTCGAACTGGGATTATCCTTTCAGCTTCCCGACCTCTCCATGGAACGGGCAGATGTCCGTACCACGGGAGCTGAAGCTGACCGACATTGCCGGAACCGGCATCCGGCTGACGGAGACGCCTGTCGCCGAAATGGATGCACTCCGGGGCGCGGCCGCCTCGATTAACAATGTCACTGTGACGCCGGCGAGCGCCAATCCGCTTGCGACGGTCACAGGCACGGCCTATGAAATCGACGCGGTGCTGGAGCTGCCGGCAGGCAGCACGGCTACCGAATTTGGCTTCCATCTGCGGGAAGGCGGAGGCCAGAAGACGGTCGTAGGCTATAAGACGGGTTCGTCGGAAATGTTCGTGGATCGCTCATCCGCAGGTGCAAGCGAATTCACGGCCAATTTCCATCCCGTACAGAGTACGGTTCTCCCGTTGGAGAACGGCAGAGTCAAGATGCGCATTTACGTCGATCAATCCTCTGTCGAGGCATTCGGCAACGACGGCAAAGCGGTCTTCTCGGATATGATTTTTCCCGGGTCGGCCCGTAACGGTCTGAGCTTCTATGCCACCGGCGGCGATGTGAAAATTGTCTCGCTGAACGCTTATCCGCTGGACAATGTCTGGCGGTCCGAACCCGCCTCCGGCTCAACGCCGCAGAAGGTCGTCATGGACCAGACCCGCGTTCAACTGGCGGCAGGCTCTGTCTACCGGTTGTATGCGGATGTGCTTCCGCGCTCGGCAACCGATAAGACGCTCGTGTGGAGCTCCAGCAATCCGGCGGTAGCGTCGGTAGCCCAGGCCGATTCGGTCAGCGCGGACGTCACGGCGGTGGCGCAGGGCAGGACCGTCATCACCGCCACCACGCAGACAGGCGGAATTGCCTCGTCGACGGTCGTCGAGGTGGGCTCTTTTACGACAAATTTGACCGGATGGAACAGTACGCCCGCGGACTCCTGGAGGGTCACGGGGGACGGCGTCTCCGGCACGTTCGATAAAGATAGCAATTACATTTCCGGTGTAAGCGGCGCCAACTTTACTTATGAAGCGGATGTGAAGCTGGATCGGGCCGGAGGTGCGGGTTCGATGATTTTCCGGGCCAACGCTGACGGCTCAAGCGGTTATTATTTTAACATCGATCCTAATATCAAGGCGCTGCGGCTGTTCTACAAGCTGAATGGCGGCTTTTCCTCCAGTCAGATGCTCGCGGGCGTTCCGGCGACGATTATTTCCGGTACGGCCTACCATGTTAAAATCGTGACCTCCGGGACGAATATTAAGGTGTATTTCGACGGCGCTTCAACACCGATCATAGATGTAAACGACGCCACGTTCACTAGCGGTTATTTCGGCCTCAACGTGTTTGGGGGAACAGCCAGCTACCAGAATGTGAATAAAAATTAA
- a CDS encoding carbohydrate ABC transporter permease encodes MSRIASFFKYTIMIILAIVSIIPIFWMISGASRPYAELFKYSNSFNIHLFVPVHPTLQNFKDVIFNERNPFLTYIGNTLFVASIVTVLVLLINAMSAFAFAKLRFRGKGVVFALFMSAMIIPGEVTLVPNYLLMHNFGWLDSYKALIIPSMLSVFGIFLLRQFFAEVPDEILEAAKIDGASMPRTFLRIVLPAAVPPMITLGLMTFLGNWDSYLWPLIVINDDKKQMIQVAIAAFSSSQGTDWSKILAASTISTVPILIIFLFLQRYYIQGITMSGVKG; translated from the coding sequence ATGAGCCGTATTGCAAGCTTCTTCAAATATACCATAATGATCATCCTTGCCATTGTGTCGATCATTCCGATCTTCTGGATGATATCGGGGGCGTCCCGCCCCTATGCGGAATTGTTCAAATACTCCAACAGCTTCAATATCCATTTGTTCGTTCCGGTGCATCCTACGCTGCAGAACTTTAAAGATGTTATTTTCAATGAACGCAATCCGTTCCTAACCTACATCGGCAACACGCTATTTGTGGCTTCCATCGTTACGGTGCTGGTGCTGCTGATCAATGCCATGTCGGCTTTCGCTTTTGCCAAGCTGCGTTTCCGGGGCAAGGGAGTGGTGTTCGCTCTGTTCATGTCAGCCATGATTATTCCCGGGGAAGTAACGCTCGTGCCTAACTATCTGCTTATGCATAACTTCGGCTGGCTTGATTCCTACAAAGCATTGATAATTCCTTCGATGCTGTCCGTATTCGGCATTTTCCTGCTGCGGCAGTTCTTCGCGGAGGTTCCGGACGAAATTCTGGAGGCTGCAAAAATCGACGGAGCGTCCATGCCGCGTACCTTTCTCCGAATTGTTCTGCCTGCGGCTGTACCGCCTATGATCACGCTGGGACTGATGACGTTCCTCGGCAACTGGGATTCCTATTTGTGGCCGCTGATCGTCATCAATGACGACAAGAAGCAGATGATTCAGGTCGCGATAGCCGCGTTCTCCTCGTCGCAGGGAACGGACTGGTCAAAGATTCTCGCGGCGAGCACAATTTCCACCGTGCCGATTCTGATTATTTTCTTGTTCCTTCAACGTTATTACATCCAGGGCATTACGATGTCGGGTGTGAAGGGTTAA
- a CDS encoding carbohydrate kinase family protein, with amino-acid sequence MMTYDAVAIGEFLIDFTPGGISPAGNPLFERNAGGAPVNVLAALARLGKRTAFIGKVGNDPFGHFLQETLKQEGIGDKGLVFTDQAHTTMAFVHLGEGGERSFHFCRQPGADEGLAFDEIDPSLLGSAKVFHFGSVSMTSEPSRSATLSAVREAKARGAWITFDPNWRPALWQDNLHAKKAMEEGLEEADVVKVSEEELVFLTGKSELEAGVEELLERFPVKLLLVTLGAEGSYYRTRKAGGRAASYPVVAVDTTAAGDGFMGAFIGTMLENGRPAWEWSDGELRKALAYANAGGALATTRLGAIASLAAHEEIEELVKGALIPE; translated from the coding sequence ATGATGACTTACGATGCGGTAGCGATTGGCGAATTTTTGATCGATTTCACACCTGGAGGCATCTCTCCGGCGGGTAATCCGCTGTTCGAGCGCAATGCGGGAGGAGCGCCGGTGAATGTGCTGGCCGCGCTTGCCCGGCTGGGGAAGAGAACGGCGTTTATCGGCAAGGTGGGCAATGATCCTTTCGGACATTTTCTGCAGGAAACGCTGAAGCAAGAAGGCATCGGCGACAAAGGCCTCGTGTTCACGGACCAAGCTCATACGACGATGGCTTTCGTTCATCTTGGCGAAGGCGGGGAGCGGTCGTTTCACTTCTGCCGGCAGCCCGGAGCGGACGAAGGTCTTGCCTTCGATGAAATCGACCCTTCGCTTCTCGGAAGCGCCAAGGTGTTCCATTTCGGTTCGGTTTCCATGACCTCCGAGCCGTCCCGCAGCGCCACATTGTCCGCTGTCAGGGAGGCCAAAGCACGGGGCGCCTGGATCACGTTTGACCCGAATTGGCGCCCGGCGTTGTGGCAGGATAACCTTCATGCCAAGAAGGCGATGGAAGAAGGTCTTGAGGAGGCGGATGTCGTCAAGGTGTCGGAGGAGGAACTGGTCTTTCTCACCGGAAAAAGCGAGCTGGAGGCCGGGGTGGAGGAACTGCTGGAGCGGTTCCCGGTGAAGCTTCTGCTTGTGACGCTCGGTGCGGAAGGTTCCTATTACCGGACCCGGAAAGCTGGGGGTAGAGCAGCCTCCTATCCGGTTGTCGCGGTAGACACGACCGCAGCCGGAGACGGCTTCATGGGCGCGTTCATCGGCACTATGCTGGAGAACGGCCGGCCAGCCTGGGAGTGGAGCGACGGGGAGCTGCGGAAGGCATTGGCCTATGCGAATGCGGGGGGCGCTCTAGCGACGACGCGCCTTGGAGCCATCGCTTCACTGGCCGCTCACGAGGAAATTGAGGAACTGGTAAAGGGAGCGCTAATCCCGGAGTAA